From one Magnetofaba australis IT-1 genomic stretch:
- a CDS encoding caspase family protein, protein MTAGLSGVWGHWMRIVVAAALVALGGCASDGAPGASSGQARGIIPTPFDGAQVDYFHSPVAYPLAVRVLPAKSAAPVLINYNGDTLSNPYPGVQYDYQQSLVRNALPTLQRYFQAQPEGKQPLPTLELQLSELDAYFKIAKVKAAFYGTLIKVGLKLEAKLRAPDGRVIDAFSVERGVNHKPEMDIMPPVLPKADQPLPQALNAVVAWLFESPRIMAALSTPPGMWGRAAGSSAALETHLQSRESALREQVAQLKQQVSQQQAAAQQQAELEASRQAELQAQMREQVRQALARERAELRAKLETEAQARRAQEAQAKAQAEAQRQQAAQLAAQQAKQRQEAKRQAMLRSLGRYHALVIGINDYQQGLSPLRTAVGDAQAVAEELKSSYGYDVQTLLNATRSDIVRALTAYRKTLTKQDNLLIYYAGHGWLDKAGDEGYWLPSDAGREDPTNWISNAFLTSVLKALQAKHVMVVADSCFSGKLVRGVRIEQKAPDYLQRLANKRARVVLAAGGLEPVLDAGGKGGHSVFASAFLEALRRNESVMEGSALFTAIRRPVALNADQTPEYADIRKAGHDGGDFLFVKR, encoded by the coding sequence ATGACGGCAGGTTTGAGCGGAGTGTGGGGCCATTGGATGCGCATCGTAGTCGCTGCGGCGCTGGTTGCGCTGGGCGGCTGCGCCAGCGATGGCGCGCCGGGAGCTTCCAGCGGACAGGCGCGTGGCATCATCCCGACGCCGTTCGATGGCGCGCAAGTTGATTACTTCCATTCGCCAGTCGCCTACCCGCTGGCGGTGCGGGTGTTGCCCGCCAAATCGGCGGCGCCCGTGTTGATCAACTACAATGGCGATACCCTCAGCAACCCCTATCCCGGGGTGCAGTACGACTACCAACAATCCCTGGTTCGCAACGCCCTGCCTACACTGCAACGCTATTTCCAGGCTCAACCGGAGGGCAAACAGCCGTTGCCGACGCTGGAGCTGCAACTGAGCGAGCTGGACGCCTACTTCAAGATCGCCAAAGTTAAAGCGGCGTTTTACGGCACATTGATCAAAGTGGGGTTGAAGCTGGAGGCCAAACTGCGCGCTCCCGATGGGCGGGTGATCGATGCCTTCAGCGTGGAGCGGGGCGTCAATCATAAGCCGGAGATGGACATCATGCCGCCGGTGCTGCCCAAGGCGGACCAGCCTCTGCCCCAGGCGCTCAATGCGGTGGTGGCGTGGCTGTTTGAGTCGCCGCGCATCATGGCTGCGCTCTCCACCCCGCCGGGGATGTGGGGGCGGGCGGCGGGCTCCAGCGCGGCGCTGGAGACGCATTTACAGAGCCGGGAGTCGGCGTTGCGGGAGCAGGTGGCGCAGCTCAAACAGCAAGTGAGCCAGCAGCAGGCGGCGGCGCAACAGCAGGCGGAGTTGGAGGCCTCTCGACAGGCCGAGCTGCAAGCGCAGATGAGGGAGCAGGTGCGGCAGGCGCTGGCCCGTGAGCGCGCCGAACTGCGCGCCAAGCTGGAGACGGAGGCGCAGGCGCGGCGCGCCCAGGAGGCGCAAGCCAAAGCGCAGGCCGAGGCGCAGCGCCAGCAGGCGGCGCAACTGGCGGCGCAACAGGCGAAACAGCGGCAGGAAGCGAAACGGCAGGCGATGCTGCGGAGTTTGGGCCGCTATCACGCTTTGGTAATCGGCATCAACGACTACCAGCAGGGGCTCAGTCCGTTGCGCACCGCCGTGGGCGATGCCCAGGCGGTGGCCGAGGAGCTGAAATCCAGCTATGGCTATGACGTGCAAACTCTGCTCAACGCCACCCGCAGCGACATCGTGCGCGCCCTGACCGCCTACCGCAAAACCCTCACCAAGCAGGACAATCTGCTCATCTACTATGCCGGACATGGCTGGCTCGACAAGGCCGGAGATGAGGGCTATTGGCTACCCAGCGACGCCGGACGCGAAGACCCCACCAACTGGATCTCCAACGCCTTCCTCACCAGCGTGCTCAAAGCCCTTCAGGCCAAGCATGTGATGGTGGTGGCCGACTCCTGCTTCTCCGGCAAGTTGGTGCGCGGAGTGCGTATTGAGCAGAAGGCGCCCGACTATCTGCAACGTTTGGCCAACAAGCGCGCGCGGGTGGTGCTGGCCGCCGGCGGGCTGGAGCCGGTGCTGGACGCTGGCGGTAAAGGGGGCCATTCGGTGTTCGCCAGCGCCTTCCTGGAGGCGTTACGCCGTAACGAAAGCGTGATGGAGGGGAGCGCCCTGTTTACCGCCATCCGACGCCCTGTGGCGCTCAATGCCGATCAAACCCCCGAGTACGCCGATATTCGCAAAGCGGGCCACGATGGCGGCGATTTTCTGTTCGTGAAGCGGTGA
- the asnB gene encoding asparagine synthase (glutamine-hydrolyzing) — protein MCGIVAQIGSEGDPASQARALQTLAARGPNHAGQWRSEDGRVWLGHRRLAIVDLTPDGNQPLRNAAGTLWLTANGEIYNAPALRAELTRRGHRFLSHSDNEAILHAYAEWGDACVKRLEGMFAFVLWDAEKQRALAARDAIGIKPLFWRRIGSGVAFASEAKAIVPLTLQAPPIDSLALGYVLTTGSVPAPLSIWRGVRKLEPGACLSWSTNEGAREVRYWTPPNALDDQPATQQAWVPLFHQVLQDHLQADTPLAMLLSGGLDSNSVAAGLAELGHPLTAFGVSFPESPRDEAPRAQAAAQALGMPFQRVPLPGVDVPELRNEVWRSLDEPSGYSAHLPMFRLSRVVARSYKVALSGDGGDEVFGGYAWYRDLRLPRRRGTLMRRALETLVKRAESPRATHAAMAQFSRHSALHRHAMRQFPRFLPEEVEALLAPMGQRFDDEAMLAPMARWFSPDLPLRRALQRVDLMTFCSDHVLTKADRASMAFGLEARVPLLDKRVVEWGLTRAVTDDEESRAKGVLRDYLATRLPNLEQDYFKQGFSNRAAVQRDIPAMTQRIADGYWVRNGLWSPIWQRLIRPGMPYHEARLEVLYGLTLWAEHNLRD, from the coding sequence ATGTGCGGCATCGTTGCACAGATCGGGTCAGAGGGCGACCCCGCCTCCCAGGCGCGGGCGTTACAGACGCTGGCCGCGCGTGGACCAAACCACGCCGGACAGTGGCGCTCCGAGGATGGGCGCGTGTGGCTGGGGCATCGACGTCTGGCCATCGTCGATCTCACCCCGGATGGCAACCAGCCGCTGCGCAACGCCGCCGGAACCTTGTGGCTCACCGCCAATGGCGAGATCTACAACGCCCCGGCTCTGCGCGCGGAGTTGACGCGACGCGGCCATCGATTCCTCTCCCACAGTGACAATGAGGCGATTCTGCACGCCTATGCCGAGTGGGGCGACGCCTGCGTGAAGCGCCTTGAAGGCATGTTCGCCTTTGTGCTGTGGGACGCCGAGAAGCAGCGCGCCCTGGCCGCGCGCGACGCGATAGGCATCAAACCGCTGTTCTGGCGGCGCATCGGCAGTGGCGTGGCCTTTGCCTCCGAAGCCAAGGCGATTGTTCCGCTGACCTTGCAAGCGCCGCCAATCGACTCCTTGGCGCTGGGGTATGTGCTCACCACCGGATCAGTCCCGGCCCCGCTCTCCATCTGGCGCGGCGTGCGCAAGCTGGAGCCCGGCGCCTGCTTGAGTTGGAGCACCAACGAAGGCGCGCGCGAAGTGCGCTATTGGACGCCCCCCAACGCCCTGGATGATCAGCCCGCCACCCAACAAGCCTGGGTTCCGCTGTTTCATCAGGTGCTCCAGGATCATCTGCAAGCCGATACGCCCCTTGCGATGCTGCTCTCGGGGGGGCTTGACTCCAATAGCGTCGCCGCTGGCCTGGCCGAACTGGGCCATCCCCTCACCGCCTTTGGCGTCAGCTTTCCCGAATCCCCCCGCGACGAAGCGCCGCGCGCACAAGCCGCCGCCCAGGCGCTGGGCATGCCCTTCCAGCGCGTGCCGCTGCCCGGCGTCGATGTGCCAGAACTGCGCAATGAGGTGTGGCGCTCCCTGGATGAACCCTCCGGCTATTCGGCGCATCTGCCCATGTTCCGACTCAGTCGCGTTGTGGCGCGCTCGTATAAGGTGGCTCTGAGCGGTGATGGCGGCGATGAGGTCTTCGGCGGCTACGCTTGGTATCGCGATTTGCGTCTGCCCAGGCGGCGCGGCACATTGATGCGCCGCGCCCTGGAAACGCTGGTCAAGCGCGCGGAATCCCCCCGCGCAACCCACGCCGCCATGGCCCAATTCAGCCGCCACTCGGCGTTACACCGTCACGCCATGCGACAGTTCCCCCGTTTTCTGCCGGAAGAGGTTGAAGCCCTCCTGGCGCCCATGGGGCAACGCTTTGACGACGAGGCCATGCTCGCCCCTATGGCGCGCTGGTTTTCACCCGACCTACCCCTGCGCCGCGCCCTGCAGCGGGTGGATCTGATGACCTTCTGCAGCGATCACGTCCTCACCAAGGCCGATCGCGCCAGCATGGCCTTCGGCCTGGAGGCGCGGGTGCCGCTGTTGGATAAGCGCGTTGTCGAATGGGGCCTCACCCGCGCCGTCACCGATGACGAGGAGTCGCGCGCCAAGGGCGTGTTGCGCGACTATCTGGCCACCCGGCTGCCGAATCTGGAGCAGGACTATTTCAAGCAGGGGTTCAGCAATCGCGCCGCCGTGCAGCGCGACATCCCCGCCATGACCCAGCGCATCGCCGACGGCTACTGGGTGCGCAACGGTCTGTGGAGTCCCATCTGGCAACGGCTCATCCGCCCCGGCATGCCCTACCATGAGGCGCGCCTGGAAGTGTTGTATGGTTTGACCCTGTGGGCGGAGCATAACCTTCGCGACTGA
- a CDS encoding SDR family NAD(P)-dependent oxidoreductase, which produces MLLQDRIALVTGAGSGIGLAVAKAYAREGATVLLLGRDQSKLETAFDAITAAGGSASIAPVDLENELGAVPQLVKGVHERYGKLDILVNNAGQLGVMTPLAAYDPVKWEQVMRVNLTAPFFLTRELMPLLAQSDNAAVINVVSTVAFAGRAYWGAYAASKAALANLTETWAGELQKTAIRMNTVNPGGTATAMRAAAFPGEDPESIPSAEQIAPVFLYLASEHSKERGQHLKARDWMDWRAP; this is translated from the coding sequence ATGCTGTTGCAGGATCGCATCGCCCTGGTGACCGGGGCGGGTTCGGGAATCGGTTTGGCCGTGGCCAAGGCTTACGCCCGCGAGGGCGCGACGGTGCTGCTATTGGGCCGTGATCAGAGCAAACTTGAGACCGCGTTTGACGCCATCACCGCAGCGGGCGGCAGCGCCAGCATCGCGCCGGTGGATCTGGAAAACGAACTGGGCGCCGTGCCGCAACTGGTCAAAGGCGTGCATGAACGGTATGGCAAACTGGACATCCTGGTCAACAACGCCGGTCAATTGGGGGTGATGACGCCCCTGGCGGCGTATGATCCGGTCAAATGGGAGCAGGTGATGCGGGTCAATCTCACCGCGCCGTTTTTCTTGACCCGCGAATTGATGCCGCTGCTGGCGCAGAGCGACAATGCGGCGGTGATCAATGTGGTGTCGACGGTGGCGTTTGCGGGCCGCGCCTACTGGGGCGCTTACGCCGCCTCCAAAGCGGCGCTGGCCAATCTCACCGAGACCTGGGCCGGCGAGTTGCAAAAAACCGCCATCCGCATGAACACGGTCAATCCCGGCGGCACCGCCACCGCCATGCGCGCGGCGGCCTTCCCCGGCGAGGATCCCGAGTCGATCCCCTCCGCCGAACAGATTGCGCCGGTGTTCCTCTATTTGGCGTCCGAGCACTCCAAGGAGCGCGGCCAACACCTCAAAGCGCGCGACTGGATGGATTGGCGCGCGCCATGA
- the miaA gene encoding tRNA (adenosine(37)-N6)-dimethylallyltransferase MiaA, giving the protein MGPTASGKTGLALTLAQQLNGQIVNADSVQVYRRLTIGAAKPTTAERAAVPHHLIDVAEPDDPFSVGRYRDAAVEIIDALHAQGVLPLLVGGTNLWLRALEQGIADMPEVPAAIRDDLMQQVWGDGLAPLYARLQQVDPEWAAHVTPGDTQRIVRALSVFDASGVPLSQWIAQQQAEPCPYAILKLAPIWPREVLYARINQRFDQMMEEGFLAECAELAAAGYDRNLPALKAVGYRQLLAHVDGAVDLATAVEDGKRESRRYAKRQSTWLAREPELHRLEPQTAAAEALKLARAFLADHPL; this is encoded by the coding sequence ATGGGGCCCACCGCCTCGGGCAAGACCGGCTTGGCCCTGACCTTGGCGCAGCAACTGAATGGACAGATCGTAAACGCCGATTCGGTGCAGGTCTACCGCCGACTCACCATCGGCGCAGCCAAACCCACCACCGCTGAACGCGCCGCCGTACCCCACCATCTGATTGACGTGGCGGAACCGGACGATCCGTTCAGCGTGGGACGCTATCGCGACGCCGCCGTGGAAATCATCGACGCGCTGCACGCCCAGGGGGTGTTGCCGCTGCTGGTGGGGGGCACCAATCTGTGGTTGCGCGCGCTGGAGCAGGGCATCGCCGACATGCCCGAAGTCCCCGCCGCCATTCGTGATGACCTGATGCAGCAGGTGTGGGGCGACGGTCTGGCGCCGCTGTATGCGCGCCTGCAGCAGGTGGATCCCGAATGGGCCGCCCACGTCACCCCGGGCGACACCCAGCGCATTGTGCGCGCATTGAGCGTGTTCGACGCCAGCGGCGTCCCGCTCAGTCAGTGGATCGCCCAACAGCAGGCGGAACCGTGCCCCTACGCCATTCTCAAGCTGGCGCCCATCTGGCCCCGCGAGGTTCTCTATGCGCGCATCAATCAGCGTTTTGATCAGATGATGGAAGAGGGGTTCCTGGCCGAGTGCGCGGAGCTGGCCGCCGCCGGTTACGACCGCAATCTGCCCGCCCTCAAAGCGGTGGGGTATCGGCAACTGCTGGCCCACGTGGATGGCGCGGTGGATCTGGCCACGGCGGTGGAGGATGGCAAGCGGGAGTCGCGGCGCTACGCCAAGCGGCAATCCACCTGGCTGGCGCGGGAGCCGGAATTGCACCGGCTGGAGCCGCAAACCGCCGCGGCCGAGGCGTTGAAATTGGCCCGCGCCTTTCTGGCCGATCACCCGCTGTGA
- the hfq gene encoding RNA chaperone Hfq: protein MGSHAGHNVQDPFLNTLRREKVPVTVFLVNGIKLQGVITSFDNYCLLLKNSVTQLVFKHAISTVMPSRNIHTGDEHHRDERPAPRSESSAPKDKE, encoded by the coding sequence ATGGGAAGCCATGCCGGGCATAACGTGCAGGACCCATTTCTCAATACCCTGCGTCGCGAAAAAGTGCCGGTGACCGTGTTTCTGGTCAACGGAATCAAGTTGCAGGGGGTCATCACCTCCTTCGACAACTACTGCTTGCTGCTCAAGAACAGCGTCACTCAGTTGGTGTTCAAGCACGCCATCTCCACCGTGATGCCGTCGCGCAATATCCACACGGGCGATGAGCACCACCGTGATGAGCGTCCTGCGCCGCGCAGCGAGAGCAGCGCGCCCAAGGATAAGGAATAA
- the hflX gene encoding GTPase HflX, translated as MFETHVEPDRALLVQAIIGGEDADRAARLAEELHHLAEGAGLIPASSALFPLKQIHPGLYFGQGRVQELADEVAELNIDVVVVNHALSPVQQRNLENAFKAKVVDRTGLILEIFAARARTKEGRMQVELASLMYQQSRLVRTWTHLERQRGGVGLRGGPGETQIEVDRRLIRKRIDRLKLDLKDVERTRALQRKPRRDAPLFTAALVGYTNAGKSTLFNKLAGSQVYAQDQLFATLDPTVRVVQLPNGGRMALSDTVGFVRELPHQLVAAFRATLEEVLEADLLLHVVDLSDPEWAEQQQAVMDVLEELNAHQKPQMILYNKVDALEREDPLIERVGRRERCLPISAISGAGLDHLFDALQTEIASGWRDYLVRLPAHCGSILAKLHRDGEVRAIEEDGADLRVTVSLSEAEHGRLLEAIKRENTAVSVRDLT; from the coding sequence GTGTTTGAGACCCACGTTGAGCCGGACCGCGCTCTGCTGGTCCAGGCCATCATCGGCGGCGAGGATGCCGATCGCGCCGCCCGACTGGCTGAAGAGCTGCATCATCTTGCCGAGGGCGCCGGGTTGATCCCGGCGTCCTCCGCCCTGTTCCCCCTCAAGCAGATCCATCCCGGGCTCTATTTTGGTCAAGGCCGCGTGCAGGAGTTGGCGGATGAAGTCGCCGAACTCAACATCGACGTGGTGGTGGTCAATCACGCCCTCTCGCCGGTGCAGCAGCGCAACCTGGAAAACGCCTTCAAAGCCAAGGTGGTGGATCGCACCGGCCTGATACTGGAGATCTTCGCCGCGCGCGCGCGCACCAAAGAGGGGCGCATGCAGGTGGAGTTGGCCTCGCTGATGTATCAGCAGTCGCGGTTGGTGCGCACCTGGACCCACTTGGAGCGTCAGCGCGGCGGCGTGGGTCTGCGCGGCGGCCCCGGCGAAACCCAGATCGAGGTGGACCGTCGCCTGATCCGCAAGCGCATCGACCGCCTCAAGTTGGACCTCAAGGACGTTGAGCGCACCCGTGCCCTGCAACGCAAACCCCGTCGCGACGCGCCGCTGTTCACCGCCGCCCTGGTGGGCTACACCAACGCCGGAAAATCCACCCTATTCAACAAACTGGCGGGCTCCCAGGTCTACGCCCAGGATCAGCTCTTCGCCACCCTCGACCCCACGGTGCGGGTGGTGCAGTTGCCCAATGGCGGACGCATGGCGCTCTCCGACACAGTGGGTTTTGTGCGTGAACTGCCCCACCAGTTGGTGGCGGCGTTCCGCGCCACCTTGGAAGAGGTGCTGGAGGCGGACCTCTTGCTGCATGTGGTGGATCTCTCCGACCCCGAATGGGCCGAGCAGCAGCAGGCGGTGATGGATGTGCTGGAGGAGCTCAATGCGCACCAAAAGCCGCAGATGATCCTCTATAACAAGGTCGATGCGCTGGAGCGGGAGGACCCCCTCATTGAGCGGGTGGGACGGCGCGAGCGCTGTCTGCCCATCTCCGCCATCAGCGGGGCGGGGCTGGATCATCTGTTCGATGCGCTGCAGACGGAGATCGCCAGCGGCTGGCGCGACTATCTGGTGCGGCTGCCCGCCCACTGCGGCTCGATTCTGGCCAAACTGCATCGCGACGGCGAAGTGCGCGCCATTGAGGAGGATGGGGCCGATCTGCGCGTCACCGTCTCCCTCTCCGAGGCCGAGCATGGTCGCCTGTTGGAGGCGATCAAGCGGGAAAATACAGCGGTTTCCGTGCGCGATCTGACCTGA
- a CDS encoding sel1 repeat family protein produces the protein MTFLANWKRLGVTAVVAMGLGLATSAGATPTAGGDVEGMLKAAGEAMAQSDYPVALRQFAMAAESGSARGQAGLAILFAAGHGVDRNPLQAYKWILVAETTAKTQRPGMVEKIASFKKDIGAQLDDVQRVRGEELAKEYLTEKGWK, from the coding sequence ATGACTTTTTTGGCCAATTGGAAACGACTGGGCGTGACGGCGGTGGTGGCGATGGGGTTGGGCTTGGCCACCTCTGCCGGGGCGACGCCGACGGCGGGCGGCGATGTGGAGGGGATGCTCAAGGCGGCGGGGGAGGCGATGGCGCAATCCGACTATCCTGTGGCTCTGCGTCAGTTCGCCATGGCTGCCGAGAGCGGTTCGGCGCGTGGGCAGGCGGGGTTGGCGATTCTGTTTGCGGCGGGCCATGGGGTGGATCGCAACCCGCTGCAGGCCTACAAGTGGATATTGGTGGCGGAGACTACGGCGAAGACGCAGCGGCCTGGGATGGTGGAGAAGATCGCCTCGTTCAAGAAAGACATCGGAGCGCAGTTGGATGATGTGCAGCGGGTGCGCGGCGAGGAGTTGGCCAAGGAGTATCTGACCGAAAAGGGTTGGAAATAA
- a CDS encoding aldo/keto reductase: protein MIRNAHPHMRYRRFGKTNLQISVFTLGTMRFLHGWDKPADELPQDSLENSYEVIQTALDNGVNLIETAKGYVKSERLIGRALPRLTQKRDDYYLMSKAKPDADPEAMRRYVLESIENLGVEKLDLFAFHGINCERDFDNTFRPGGALDILNEMRREGLVDHIGFSTHGPPQLILRAIATGAFDFVNLHYYYFRRMNAGAIHLANALDMGVFIISPNDKGGHLYAAPEPLLQQTAPLHPVTFNERFILANPQIHTMSLGLSEPAHMDLHLKTLQTEGDAPFWSAAERSIDRRMQEAAAESALFACGHCVNCLPCPERINIPEVLRMAHLAQVHHMLPFGQTRYGEMDPNGVWFPGAAANICTRCNECLPRCPQNLNIPERLFAAHDQLFHADKQSNQPN from the coding sequence ATGATCCGCAATGCCCATCCTCATATGCGCTACCGCCGCTTCGGCAAGACCAATCTGCAGATCTCCGTCTTCACCCTGGGGACCATGCGCTTTCTACACGGCTGGGACAAACCCGCCGACGAACTGCCGCAAGACTCCCTGGAGAACAGCTATGAGGTGATCCAGACCGCGCTGGATAACGGCGTCAATCTGATCGAGACCGCCAAAGGGTATGTGAAGAGCGAACGTCTCATCGGCCGCGCCCTGCCGCGCCTGACGCAAAAACGCGACGACTACTACCTGATGTCCAAGGCCAAGCCCGACGCCGACCCCGAAGCGATGCGCCGCTACGTGCTGGAGAGCATTGAGAATCTGGGCGTGGAGAAGCTGGACCTGTTCGCCTTCCACGGCATCAATTGCGAGCGGGATTTCGACAATACCTTCCGCCCCGGCGGCGCCCTGGACATACTCAATGAAATGCGCCGCGAAGGGCTGGTGGACCACATCGGCTTCTCCACCCATGGGCCGCCGCAACTGATCCTGCGCGCCATCGCCACCGGCGCGTTCGACTTCGTCAATCTGCACTATTACTACTTCCGCCGCATGAACGCCGGGGCGATCCATCTGGCCAACGCGCTGGATATGGGGGTGTTCATCATCAGCCCCAACGACAAGGGCGGCCACCTCTACGCCGCGCCGGAGCCGTTGCTGCAACAGACCGCGCCGCTGCATCCGGTGACCTTCAATGAGCGCTTCATCCTCGCCAATCCGCAGATTCACACCATGAGTCTGGGCTTAAGCGAACCGGCGCACATGGATCTGCACCTGAAAACCCTCCAGACCGAGGGCGACGCGCCGTTCTGGAGCGCCGCCGAGCGCTCCATCGACCGCCGCATGCAGGAGGCCGCCGCCGAATCCGCCCTGTTCGCCTGCGGCCACTGCGTCAACTGCCTGCCCTGCCCCGAGCGCATCAACATCCCCGAAGTGCTGCGCATGGCGCATCTGGCGCAGGTCCACCACATGCTTCCCTTCGGCCAGACCCGCTATGGCGAAATGGACCCCAATGGCGTCTGGTTCCCCGGCGCCGCAGCCAACATCTGCACCCGCTGCAATGAGTGTCTACCACGCTGCCCGCAGAATCTGAATATTCCCGAGCGCCTGTTCGCCGCCCATGATCAGCTGTTCCATGCCGACAAACAGAGCAACCAGCCCAATTGA
- a CDS encoding cytochrome c-type biogenesis protein — translation MIGSLSAKLGALLLGLGLLIAAPLHANEMVQEDATEAKVRAIGEALRCAVCQNQSVYDSNSDLAKDMLGIIREKVAAGEPESDIRQYFFDRYGDYVYLEPVKSGRNMILWAAPFFFLLFGGLGLWIAMRKWYRPKMSTLEADADDGVASADGKSPVSQHADTSQNAVKKRIQQELDGVEL, via the coding sequence ATGATCGGGTCACTCTCCGCCAAACTGGGCGCTCTGCTGCTGGGTCTGGGCCTGTTGATCGCCGCGCCGCTGCACGCCAATGAGATGGTGCAGGAGGACGCCACCGAGGCCAAGGTGCGCGCCATTGGCGAGGCGCTGCGCTGCGCGGTGTGTCAGAACCAGTCGGTGTATGACTCCAACTCCGATCTGGCCAAGGACATGCTGGGCATCATCCGCGAGAAGGTCGCTGCGGGAGAGCCGGAGTCTGACATTCGCCAATACTTCTTCGACCGCTATGGCGACTACGTCTATCTGGAGCCGGTCAAGAGCGGGCGCAATATGATTCTGTGGGCCGCGCCGTTCTTCTTCCTGCTGTTTGGCGGCTTGGGCTTGTGGATCGCCATGCGCAAATGGTATCGACCCAAGATGAGCACGTTGGAGGCCGACGCCGATGACGGCGTGGCTTCCGCCGACGGCAAATCGCCGGTGAGCCAGCACGCCGACACCAGCCAAAATGCGGTCAAGAAGCGCATTCAGCAGGAGTTGGATGGGGTGGAGTTGTAA
- a CDS encoding DsbE family thiol:disulfide interchange protein produces the protein MNGFLKFALLGVIVGILGLMALGLGQDHKTIPSPLVNKPALPVAGETLTGKQVDMQADYLQQGKWTLLNFWGSWCGSCVAEHPYLISLARQTKDRADFVMLGVDFKDSEGRAKRFLSRHGDPGYEHVQDPKQKIAIDWGVTGAPESFLISPQGVICLKHIGPLYQGWFEKVAEPHIQSGACLQGEAKRS, from the coding sequence ATGAACGGTTTTTTGAAATTCGCCCTGCTGGGCGTGATTGTGGGGATTCTCGGCCTGATGGCGTTGGGCCTGGGCCAGGACCACAAAACCATCCCCTCGCCGCTGGTGAACAAACCGGCGCTGCCGGTAGCGGGCGAAACGCTGACCGGCAAACAGGTGGACATGCAGGCCGACTACCTGCAACAGGGCAAGTGGACGCTGCTCAACTTCTGGGGCTCCTGGTGCGGCTCCTGCGTGGCCGAGCACCCCTACCTGATCAGCCTGGCGCGTCAGACCAAAGACCGCGCGGATTTTGTCATGCTGGGAGTGGACTTCAAGGATAGCGAAGGCCGCGCCAAGCGCTTCCTCAGCCGCCATGGCGACCCCGGCTATGAGCATGTGCAGGATCCCAAGCAGAAGATCGCCATCGACTGGGGCGTCACCGGCGCGCCGGAGAGCTTCCTCATCTCGCCCCAGGGCGTCATCTGCCTGAAGCATATCGGCCCGCTGTACCAGGGTTGGTTTGAGAAGGTGGCCGAGCCGCACATTCAATCCGGCGCATGCCTGCAAGGGGAGGCGAAACGCTCATGA